A DNA window from Desulfobaccales bacterium contains the following coding sequences:
- the hisF gene encoding imidazole glycerol phosphate synthase subunit HisF — MLSKRIIPCLDVRDGRTTKGIKFKNNVDIGDPVAMARLYYEAGADELVFYDITASSDRRNIMIDVVRRVAAEILIPFSVGGGIRNLGDMRDVLLAGAEKVSVNSAAILDPPLITKGAEAFGSQCIVLGMDVKKVTPSPTIPSGYEMVIHGGRTPMGIDALWWAQEAVRLGAGEICLNSIDADGTQAGYELTLTRMISEAVPIPVIASGGAGTPDHLREVLTEGRADAALIASMVHYGTYTIAGIKEYLNQHHIPVRLVW, encoded by the coding sequence GTGCTGAGTAAACGGATCATTCCCTGCCTGGACGTCCGGGATGGCCGGACCACCAAGGGCATAAAATTTAAGAACAATGTGGATATCGGCGATCCGGTGGCCATGGCCCGGCTCTACTATGAAGCCGGGGCCGATGAACTGGTGTTCTACGATATTACCGCTTCCAGTGACCGCCGCAACATCATGATCGATGTGGTGAGGCGTGTGGCCGCGGAGATCCTCATCCCCTTTTCGGTGGGGGGCGGTATCCGTAATTTGGGCGATATGCGGGACGTGCTCCTGGCCGGGGCCGAAAAGGTGAGCGTCAACAGCGCCGCCATTCTTGACCCCCCGCTGATTACCAAAGGGGCCGAGGCCTTCGGCAGCCAGTGCATTGTTTTAGGCATGGATGTAAAGAAGGTCACCCCCTCCCCTACCATCCCTTCGGGGTATGAAATGGTGATTCACGGCGGGCGCACCCCCATGGGGATCGATGCCCTCTGGTGGGCCCAGGAAGCGGTTCGGCTGGGGGCCGGGGAGATTTGCCTCAACTCCATCGATGCTGACGGCACCCAGGCGGGTTATGAGCTGACTCTCACCCGGATGATCTCGGAGGCCGTGCCCATTCCGGTGATAGCTTCAGGCGGCGCCGGCACTCCCGACCACCTCCGGGAGGTTCTCACTGAGGGACGGGCGGATGCGGCGCTCATTGCTTCCATGGTCCATTACGGCACCTATACTATTGCGGGCATTAAAGAGTATCTGAACCAGCACCATATCCCCGTTCGCCTGGTCTGGTAA
- the hisH gene encoding imidazole glycerol phosphate synthase subunit HisH, whose protein sequence is MIIIIDYHAGNLTSVVRSFKALGVEGTVTRDPAVVAMASRVVFPGVGAAGKAMATLKELGLDQALRQSFARGIPILGICLGAQIILEASDENDTTCLGLLPGRTRLLPKTENLKIPHMGWNRVRFLKDHPVFKNLPQGAEYYFVHSYYPNPAQANMVLGVTDHGGEFPSAIGWRNLVATQFHPEKSGRFGLQILENFLAWDGLSAE, encoded by the coding sequence GTGATCATCATCATCGATTATCATGCCGGCAACCTCACCAGCGTGGTCCGGTCTTTCAAGGCCCTGGGGGTGGAGGGCACGGTGACCCGGGACCCGGCGGTGGTGGCAATGGCGAGCCGCGTCGTTTTTCCAGGGGTCGGAGCGGCCGGCAAGGCTATGGCGACGCTTAAGGAATTGGGTCTGGATCAGGCCCTGCGCCAGAGTTTTGCCCGGGGCATTCCCATCCTGGGTATCTGTTTGGGGGCGCAAATCATCCTAGAGGCCAGTGACGAAAACGACACCACCTGCCTGGGCCTGCTGCCAGGCCGCACCCGGTTACTACCCAAAACCGAGAATCTGAAGATCCCCCACATGGGCTGGAACCGAGTGCGCTTTCTCAAGGATCACCCGGTATTTAAGAATTTACCGCAAGGCGCCGAATACTATTTTGTGCACAGCTACTATCCGAACCCGGCTCAGGCGAACATGGTTCTGGGCGTGACAGATCACGGCGGGGAATTTCCCAGCGCCATTGGTTGGCGCAACCTGGTGGCAACTCAGTTTCACCCGGAGAAAAGCGGCCGCTTTGGGCTACAGATCCTCGAAAACTTCCTGGCCTGGGACGGTTTAAGTGCTGAGTAA
- a CDS encoding NAD(P)H-hydrate dehydratase has product MKLVTASQMRELDRRAIQDIGIPSLVLMENAGRTTYQILRREFPALEGEVAVVAGRGNNGGDGFVVARCLANAGLPVAVFLLGERAQVRGDARVNLDILAHLGVMVEEVLTDADLNPVIHRLAKAGLIVDALLGTGLNSPVQGLMADLIERLNHLRAPVLAVDIPTGLSADTGEVLGVALKAHVTVTYGWPKLGQIVPPGRDYVGRLWQVDISIPPDLARDVNLELAEASDLRALLPSRPFGSNKGTFGHLLVLAGSEGKTGAATLSSEAALRAGAGLVTLGIPASLNDIMEVKLTEAMTVPLPEAVGVRALGKTALGPIRDFLGENFTLAIGPGLGTHPETRELVCRLAHDLPQAMVIDADGINNLAADSSCLKDAAGPRLLTPHPGEMARLLGLSVPEVQARRLDLARETAAKFGITLVLKGVQTLVAAADGRVSLNPTGNPALASGGTGDVLTGLIGGFLAQGLTPWDAARLGVYLHGLAADYFVSRYGPRGMIAGDLLTVFPSMLAEFMQGQIPLTEEDICYKRVIS; this is encoded by the coding sequence ATGAAACTCGTGACGGCATCCCAGATGCGGGAGTTGGACCGCCGGGCCATCCAGGATATTGGCATCCCTTCCCTGGTCCTCATGGAAAATGCCGGGCGGACCACCTACCAGATTCTTAGGCGGGAATTTCCTGCCCTTGAGGGGGAAGTGGCGGTGGTGGCCGGACGAGGCAACAACGGCGGCGACGGCTTTGTCGTGGCCCGCTGCCTGGCCAATGCCGGCCTCCCGGTGGCCGTATTTCTTTTGGGGGAGCGGGCTCAGGTGCGCGGCGATGCCCGGGTTAACCTGGATATTCTGGCTCACCTGGGGGTTATGGTCGAAGAAGTCCTCACCGATGCCGACTTAAACCCCGTCATCCATCGCCTGGCCAAAGCCGGCCTCATCGTGGACGCGCTTTTGGGCACCGGCCTCAACTCCCCGGTCCAAGGCTTAATGGCCGATTTGATCGAGCGCCTCAATCACCTGCGGGCGCCGGTGTTGGCGGTGGATATCCCCACCGGGCTTTCCGCCGATACCGGCGAGGTGCTGGGGGTGGCCCTGAAAGCTCACGTCACCGTGACCTACGGCTGGCCCAAACTGGGCCAAATCGTGCCGCCGGGCCGGGATTATGTGGGCCGCCTCTGGCAGGTGGATATCAGCATTCCGCCGGATCTTGCCCGGGACGTGAACCTGGAACTGGCCGAGGCCTCGGACCTGCGGGCGCTCTTACCGTCCCGGCCCTTCGGCAGCAACAAAGGGACCTTCGGACATCTCCTGGTTCTGGCGGGCTCTGAGGGCAAAACCGGGGCTGCCACCCTGTCGTCCGAGGCCGCACTCCGGGCCGGGGCCGGGCTGGTAACCCTTGGGATTCCAGCCAGCCTCAACGATATTATGGAGGTGAAGCTCACCGAAGCCATGACCGTGCCCCTGCCCGAGGCCGTGGGCGTCCGGGCCTTGGGAAAAACGGCCTTGGGGCCGATCCGGGATTTCCTGGGGGAGAATTTTACCCTGGCTATCGGGCCGGGTCTGGGCACCCACCCGGAGACCCGGGAACTGGTCTGCCGGCTGGCCCATGACTTACCCCAGGCCATGGTCATCGACGCCGACGGCATCAACAACCTGGCCGCGGATAGTTCTTGTTTAAAAGACGCCGCGGGCCCCCGGCTGCTCACCCCTCACCCCGGCGAGATGGCCCGGTTGCTGGGGTTGTCCGTCCCGGAAGTGCAGGCCCGGCGTCTGGATCTGGCCCGGGAAACCGCGGCTAAATTCGGCATTACCCTGGTGCTCAAAGGGGTCCAGACCCTGGTGGCGGCAGCAGATGGCCGTGTCAGCCTCAACCCCACGGGCAATCCAGCCCTGGCCAGCGGCGGCACAGGAGATGTGCTCACCGGCCTCATCGGCGGATTCCTGGCCCAGGGCCTGACTCCCTGGGATGCGGCCCGCCTGGGTGTCTATCTCCACGGCCTGGCCGCCGATTATTTTGTCAGCCGCTACGGTCCCCGGGGGATGATCGCCGGCGACTTGTTAACCGTGTTTCCCTCCATGTTGGCAGAATTCATGCAGGGACAAATACCCCTGACAGAGGAAGATATATGCTACAAGCGCGTAATATCATGA